One segment of Acipenser ruthenus unplaced genomic scaffold, fAciRut3.2 maternal haplotype, whole genome shotgun sequence DNA contains the following:
- the LOC117967958 gene encoding zona pellucida sperm-binding protein 3-like encodes MCGCVFHVFCLVLLLGAGLTYGWNFDVFRTLEKRPTRRSYHHQYRRLTPARPKQHAVAGQRLYNNFNPGFNLFGLRPQFKHVPFTYLGTHRPPSPPRFEILPSTAAPQVPTIPVRAFPVGPVQVRDMSSVNVECGEARMTVRAKLDLFMNGIPIDPESLTLGDAVKCKHSSVDEAGGVVIFDVRLQDCGSSLTMTEDSMVYSNTLHHGVPPSSSSVIVRRSEAVVPIECIYDRRANVSSNAIVPTWASFTSTKSAENVLDFRLDIMTDDWSAPRTSNLFYLDEVINIEASVDTQNQLPMRLFVDSCVATLSSDVKSKPRYMIVDHNGCLMDGTQAGSSASFRYSDQDPGKLQFSIQAFLFFKETHSSIFITCRMKVTSLNQTSDPLNKACSFSKDSNQWTSVDDDNSVCACCAVELCPAPDARRRYSPSGFHRRFRRGRAAPDYRPAVGSEGDVTIGPLVVADRAMFLSKAGTFPSFTIEQDEGVPLAAVFAAVSAIACFGVLAVLILYKKRDKASAYDRGCI; translated from the exons atgtgtggttgTGTTTTCCATGTGTTTTGCTTGGTGTTGTTGTTGGGGGCGGGTCTGACGTATGGTTGGAACTTCGATGTATTCAGAACGCTGGAGAAGAGACCCACGCGGCGGTCCTATCATCATCAATACAGGCGGCTGACCCCGGCTCGACCGAAACAACACGCCGTGGCGGGCCAGCGTCTGTACAACAACTTCAACCCCGGGTTCAACCTCTTCGGCTTGCGCCCACAGTTCAAACACGTCCCTTTCACCTACCTGGGGACGCACCGACCTCCTTCCCCCCCGCGTTTCGAAATTCTCCCGTCCACAGCTGCCCCCCAGGTACCCACCATTCCCGTTCGTGCTTTTCCGGTGGGACCCGTGCAGGTTCGGGATATGAGTTCGGTGAACGTGGAATGCGGGGAAGCCAGAATGACGGTAAGGGCGAAGCTGGACTTGTTCATGAACGGGATCCCGATCGACCCCGAGTCCCTGACGCTTGGAGACGCGGTGAAATGCAAACACTCCTCTGTGGATGAAGCAGGAGGGGTCGTTATCTTCGATGTCCGGCTGCAGGATTGTGGAAGCAGCCTAACG ATGACCGAGGACAGCATGGTGTACTCCAACACGCTTCACCACGGCGTCCCTCCGTCTTCTAGCTCCGTGATCGTGCGGAGATCCGAGGCGGTGGTTCCCATTGAGTGCATCTACGACCG GAGGGCTAACGTCAGCAGCAACGCCATCGTGCCAACGTGGGCGTCCTTCACGTCAACCAAGTCTGCAGAGAATGTGCTGGACTTCCGGCTCGACATCATGACTG ATGATTGGAGCGCTCCGAGGACTTCGAACTTGTTCTACCTTGATGAGGTCATCAATATCGAAGCCTCCGTCGACACCCAGAACCAACTTCCCATGAGGCTGTTCGTCGATAGCTGTGTGGCGACGCTGAGCTCTGACGTGAAATCCAAACCCAGATACATGATCGTGGATCACAACGG CTGCCTGATGGATGGGACCCAAGCCGGCTCCTCTGCCTCCTTCCGATATTCCGACCAGGATCCCGGGAAGCTGCAGTTCAGTATCCAGGCCTTCCTGTTCTTCAAAGAGACACACAGCTCG ATCTTCATCACCTGTCGGATGAAAGTGACCTCGCTGAACCAGACCAGTGACCCCCTCAATAAAGCTTGCTCCTTCAGCAAAGACTCCAATCA GTGGACGTCTGTGGACGACGAcaacagtgtgtgtgcgtgctgtgcGGTTGAGCTGTGCCCCGCGCCTGACGCACGCCGCCGCTACTCTCCCAGCGGGTTCCATCGCAGGTTCAGACGTGGAAGAGCCGCGCCCGACTACAGACCCG CGGTCGGCTCTGAGGGGGATGTCACCATCGGTCCATTGGTGGTTGCAGACAGAGCGATGTTTCTGAGTAAAGCGGGGACTTTTCCTTCCTTCACAATAGAGCAAG aTGAAGGGGTGCCGCTGGCCGCTGTCTTTGCTGCCGTGTCTGCGATCGCTTGCTTCGGGGTGCTGGCTGTCCTCATCTTGTACAAAAAGCGCGACAAAGCCAGCGCGTATGACAGGGGCTGCATATGA
- the LOC131729687 gene encoding serum amyloid P-component-like produces the protein MEMLLLLLVLLPGSLAVPEDLTGKAFSFPYSSSFGSVNITSDQRNSLKNFTLCFQYQPSAGSINPLFSLYPTNGSCSFSLSRNYDRQYRLYVCGNTLSFCCSSVFQDFPGWVRVCVTWDSRTRVAQLWENGKGSVRKGLDRPIWLLEEGTPNVVLNSGSSPFQISDINLWDRELPPWEIMAHGTGNVLSWESVWYTTRGATLLESKR, from the exons ATGGAGATGCTGCTGTTATTGCTGGTTCTGCTGCCTGGCTCTCTGGCAGTACCGGAAG ATCTAACAGGGAAAGCCTTCAGTTTTCCGTACAGTAGTAGTTTTGGCAGCGTGAACATAACGTCTGATCAACGCAATTCCCTTAAGAACTTCACCCTCTGCTTCCAATATCAACCCAGTGCTGGATCCATTaatcctctcttctctctctaccCCACGAACGGCTCCTGCAGCTTCAGCCTGAGCAGGAACTACGATCGGCAGTACAGACTCTACGTCTGCGGCAACACGCTGTCCTTTTGCTGCAGCTCGGTGTTTCAGGATTTTCCCGGCTGGGTCCGAGTCTGCGTCACCTGGGACTCTCGCACAAGGGTGGCTCAGCTGTGGGAGAACGGGAAGGGGAGTGTGAGGAAAGGGCTAGACCGACCCATTTGGCTTTTGGAGGAGGGAACCCCCAACGTCGTACTGAATTCCGGGAGCAGTCCTTTCCAAATCTCGGACATCAACTTGTGGGATCGAGAGCTGCCGCCTTGGGAAATAATGGCGCACGGTACAGGCAATGTGTTGAGCTGGGAGTCGGTGTGGTACACTACAAGGGGCGCTACCCTTCTGGAAAGTAAGAGATAG
- the LOC117404495 gene encoding zona pellucida sperm-binding protein 3-like translates to MVVEGKMHVCIAVLLCILWAARCSSYRSHFEDTKEVFHKQRPKAAVFYERVSTKYLQNGASPDPARYRSAGWGVSSLATVKVRCGQASMAINISADLFSNGRRVSGGDIRLGRDPAASGACRPAVNIVASAYFLIDTSLQACGSSLLMTSDKLVYTNVLVYSPSANDVIVRTNGAVIPIECHYRRKHNVSSQAVKPTWIPFSSTQSAGNILEFSLRLMSDDWVTPRISNAFYLNDPVRIEGSVSTQNHLPMRLFIDRCVATLRPEQDSSPRYVIIDYNGCLVDGSSPDSSAVFRSPRIQQETLQFSVPAFRFHREASSLIYLTCHLRVTAVDASPDSASKACSFNKAVNSWSAVEGSPGVCSCCRTGSCPSSRARVRRDLQPVLELTEADATLGPLVIQDSFPAEVIRESFPVEETPGLGDPVFRAEERKGEGSAGSSTVLLGAALLTAVSLLILFLLYRKHNRVESECL, encoded by the exons ATGGTCGTTGAAGGGAAAATGCATGTTTGTATCGCCGTGTTATTGTGTATTTTATGGGCTGCTCGGTGCTCCAGCTACCGTAGTCATTTCGAAGACACCAAAGAAGTCTTCCACAAACAACGTCCGAAAGCGGCTGTGTTTTACGAAAGAGTGTCAACGAAGTACCTCCAAAACGGCGCTTCTCCTGACCCGGCTCGGTACCGGAGCGCGGGCTGGGGCGTTTCTTCGCTGGCCACCGTCAAGGTGCGATGCGGTCAAGCTAGTATGGCCATCAACATCAGCGCCGATCTCTTCAGTAACGGCCGCCGGGTCAGTGGCGGCGATATCCGGCTAGGACGGGACCCCGCCGCCTCGGGGGCTTGCAGACCGGCTGTAAACATCGTTGCTTCTGCTTACTTTCTCATTGACACCTCGCTGCAAGCATGCGGAAGCTCTCTGCTT ATGACGTCAGACAAACTGGTCTACACCAACGTGCTGGTTTACTCTCCTTCTGCTAATGACGTCATCGTGAGAACCAACGGCGCCGTCATCCCTATCGAGTGCCACTATCGGAG GAAACACAACGTCAGCAGCCAGGCGGTCAAGCCGACCTGGATCCCGTTCAGCTCCACCCAGTCCGCCGGGAATATCCTGGAATTCTCCCTTCGGCTCATGAGCG ATGACTGGGTCACTCCCAGGATCTCCAACGCGTTCTACCTGAACGACCCGGTCCGAATCGAAGGCTCAGTCAGCACCCAGAACCACCTTCCCATGAGGCTGTTCATCGACCGCTGTGTGGCGACACTCCGCCCCGAGCAAGACTCCAGCCCGCGCTACGTCATCATCGACTACAacgg ctgcctGGTGGACGGTTCTTCTCCCGACTCCAGCGCTGTGTTCCGCTCCCCGCGGATCCAGCAGGAGACTCTGCAGTTCAGTGTGCCGGCGTTCCGGTTCCACAGGGAGGCGAGCAGCCTG ATATACCTGACCTGTCACCTGAGGGTCACTGCAGTGGATGCGTCCCCCGACTCTGCCAGCAAAGCCTGCTCCTTCAACAAGGCTGTGAACAG CTGGTCCGCAGTGGAGGGCTCTcctggggtgtgttcctgctgtcGGACTGGGAGCTGTCCGTCCTCCAGGGCTCGAGTGAGGAGGGACCTGCAGCCTGTGCTTG AGCTGACTGAAGCAGACGCTACTCTGGGACCCCTGGTGATCCAGGACTCCTTCCCAGCAGAGGTGATCCGGGAATCCTTCCCAGTAGAGGAGACCCCAGGGCTGGGCGACCCCGTCTTCAGAGCGGAGGAGAGGAAGGGGGAAG GTTCTGCGGGCTCCAGCACGGTTCTGCtcggtgctgctctcttgactgCGGTGTCTctcctcatcctcttcctccTGTACCGTAAACACAACCGCGTGGAAAGCGAATGCTTGTGA